Genomic window (Jeotgalibacillus haloalkalitolerans):
CATTAAATCATTTAAGCTGATTTCTCTTGTCACGACTGTTTCACCTTCCGACTTATGATTGTATACTGATTTTCCCGCTATGTTCGTCGATCACTTCTCCGATGATATGCGCATCAACCTTCTGGTCACGCAGCTTTGCGAGGAGGTCATCCGCTTCATGTTCAGACACGGAAATTAACAGTCCGCCCGATGTCACCGCATCACATAAAATATAGCGGTCAATCTGGTCCATTTCTTCCGGGAACCTCACTTTACCATCTAAATGTGCGTAATTGTTTTTCGTACCACCAGGAATTGTACCGCCTTCAGCGAGTTCACGGACGCGTGGCAGAACAGGAACCTGACTGCTATAAATGCGGATTCCAGCTTCGCTGCCCGCTGCCATCTCTGAAGCATGTCCAAGCAGCCCGAAACCTGTAACATCCGTTGCTGCATGTACATCAAAACCAGCCATCGTTTCAGCAGCTGTCTTATTGAGCGTTGCCATTACCCTTGTTACATTATGCGTTTCTTCCTCACTCAATAATCCATTCTTCAGGGCAGTTGTTGAAATTCCGACACCGATCGGTTTTGTCAGAATCAGTTTATCACCGGGTTTTGCACCGGCATTCGCTCTTACTTTATCAGGATGTACGGTTCCGGTTACAGCCAGTCCGAATTTCGGCTCCTGATCATCAATGGAATGTCCGCCTACAAGTGTTACACCGGCTTCTTTCAGTTTGTCACCAGCTCCGCGAAGGATATCAGTCAGAATACTTTTATCAAGCGTTGAGATAGGAAATGCAACAATATTTAATGCAGTCAGCGGTGTGCCGCCCATTGCGTAGACATCGCTAATTGCATTTGCAGCAGCAATCTGTCCAAAGTCATAAGGATCATCGACGATTGGTGTAAAGAAATCCAGTGTCTGCACAAGCGCCGTATCTTCATTAATTTTATAAACGCCGGCATCATCACTCGTATCAAGACCAACGAGTAAATTTGGGTTGGCTTCTGCCTGTGGAAGATTTTTCAGTACCTGTGACAGATCAGCAGGACCGATTTTACAGCCGCAGCCGCCTTTAGAAGAAAGTGAAGTAAGCTTGATTGTGTTTGTCATATATATCAACCTTTCATATCAATTCATTCCTTTAAGTTTAGCACAAATTGAAAAGCTTCATTCGATATAAAGATTCCGATAAAGCAATTAACTTGCAACGGTAAGCGATACATGTTTTAATATAAAGCGTAATGGTTACGATTTAAATAAACGGGAGGTACTTATATATGAAACAAAACACACACCCTGACTATCGAAAGGTAGTATTCATGGATACAAATAGTGGATTTAAGTTTTTGACTGGATCAACGAAAGGTTCGAATGAAACAATAGAATGGGAAGACGGTAACACTTATCCTCTATTGAAGGTAGAAGTAAGTTCAGATACCCATCCTTTCTATACTGGTCGCCAAAAATTCGCTGACAAAGACGGGCGTGCTGAAAGATTTAAAAAGAAATATAATCTTTAACAAACATTTACTGCTGCATCGAATATTGATGCAGCAGTATTTTTGTCTATTTACGAAAACTTTTCGTAAATTTCTTCGAAAAACACGAATAAATCTGAAAATAATGTATTGACAGCGCTTTATTTTGAGTATAGAATCCAAATTAACGAAACATTTTATTTAAATAAAAAACAAAACGAAAAAATTTCGTAAGTTTTTGAGGATGGTGGCTATGAGAAAGTTTCCTGAGAATTTTGTCTGGGGTACTGCAACCTCTTCCTTTCAAATAGAAGGTGGAAGAGAGTCAAGAGGAGAGTCAATCTGGGATCAGTTTTGTAAGAACCCGGGTAAGGTGTTGAATGGTGATCATGGTGAAGTTGCATGTGACCATATCAACCGTTATAAAGAGGACGTTCAATTAATGAAAGACTTGAATGTTCCATGGTACCGCTTTTCGATTTCATGGTCGAGAGTATTCCCGAATGGTGACAGAGTCGTAAATGAAGAAGGTCTTCAGTTCTACGATAACCTGTTAACTGAACTTGAGAAGCAGGGTATTAAGCCGGCTGTTACGCTTTATCACTGGGACCTGCCACAGGCGCTTCAGGATAAAGGCGGCTGGATGAACAGAGACATCGTTGAAGAGTTTGCTCATTACTGTGACGTCATTTTCGATCGTTTCGGTGACAGAGTGTCTAACTGGATTACACATAACGAACCATGGGTAGTGAGCTGGCTTGGTTACGGTTCAGGTGAACATGCACCGGGTTACCGCGATATACCTGCATTTTTGAAGGCTGCACACCACGTGCTATTGTCACACGGAGTGGTTGTTAAACGCTTCAGAGAAAGACAGCTTCCGGGTGAGATCGGAATTACATTAAATCTGAATTCTTCTTATCCATTTGATGAAAACGCTTCATCAGCTGAAGCAACAGTCAGATGGGACGGCTTCCTGAATCGCTGGTTCCTTGATCCGGTATTCAAAGGACATTATCCTGCTGACATGCTTGAACACTACAGTGTTTATACAGATTTCTCTTTCGTAAAAGACGGAGACCTGGAAACAATGTCAGCTGCTGTAGATTTCCTTGGTATTAATTATTATTCAATTTCCTACCTGACACATCAGCCGGGGGCATGGCTTGAAGCAGGACATGAGAGCGGCGGCCACAGACGTACGTCAATGGGCTGGGAAGTATACGCAAAAGGATTATCTGATCTGCTTATCAGATTGAAAAATGATTATGACAATCCTGTCATCTATGTCACTGAAAATGGAGCGGCGTACGATGATGTAGTAACAAACGGAGAAGTTCAGGATCCGGATCGTGTTCAGTACCTGCAGGAGCATTTGGATGCGTGCCTGGATGCGATTGATGCGGGCGTTGATTTAAAGGGGTACTTCGCCTGGAGCTTCCTTGATAACTTTGAATGGGCATTCGGCTATTGCAAACGCTTTGGCCTGGTATATGTTGATTTTGAAACACAGCAAAGAATTCCGAAAGAAAGTGCAAAATGGTTTCAGCAGGTAATTGTGAACAATGGGTTAAAGATTCAACAACAATATACTTAAGGGGATGAAGGAATGAAAAAGGTACTAAAGGCAGGACTAGTAGCTGGGGGAGTTATGGCAATACTTGCAGGATGTTCAAGTGATGAAGCAGACAGCGGCACTTCAGGCAGCGGCGGCGGTTCAGAAACAATTGATATGTGGGTATTCGGTACAACAGGTTATGAAAAACTTGCGGATGCTTATATGGAAGAAAATCCGGATGTAAAGATCAACGTCCAGACGACTGAAATGGGTGACCACCACAATAACTTATTCACTGCATTATCTGCAGGTCAGGGTGCACCTGATATCGCGATGATCGAGGTTGGGGAAATTGAGCGTTATCGTGAAGCACAGGACCGTTTTGTAAACCTGTATGACCTTGGTGCAGGAGACGTTCAGGATAACTATCTTGACTGGGTATGGAACGTGGGTGGAAGTGCTGACGGCGAATTCCAATTTGGACTTCCAACTGATATCGGCCCAACTGCAATGTACTACCGTACAGATGTAGTATCAGAAGCAGGTTATCCAACTGATCCGGCAGAACTTGCTGCTGAAGTTGATACTTGGGATAAATACGCAACATTTGCAAAAGACATTGCTGAAGCAACAGGCAAGCCGGTTGTAGATAATGCAGAGCTGATCTTTAACGCTAAGCGTGACCAGGCATCTGAACATTACTTTAACCGTGACAATGAACTGATTGTTGAAGAAAATGCTGAAATCCGCGAAGCATATGATTACACAGTAGACCTGATTAATGCAGATGCTGTTGGAAACATGCCGCTTTGGACACCTGAATGGGGCCAGGGAATGGCTGAAGGTTCTTACGCAACACTTCTTGGACCAGCCTGGATGCAGGGTGTAGTAAAAGGAAATGCACCTGATGCTTCAGAGTGGATGATCACAACAATGCCTGAAGGTGCAGGTAACTGGGGTGGTTCTTACCTGACAATCTCTGAAGAGTCAGATAAGCAGGAAGAAGCTTACGCATTCATCGAGTGGTTAGTATCTCCTGAAAACCAGCTTGAATCATTCAAGGATATGGGTCTGTTCCCATCAACTCCTGAAACTTATGCTGCAGAAGAATTCACAAATTACTCTGATGAGTACTTTGGAGGAATCAACACAGCAGCAGTATTCGCAGAAGCTGCTGAGCAAGTAAATGATGTATATAAAGGACGTAACTACCTGCTTGTACAAGGTGAAATCATGACGGCGCTTAATAACGTATTAAGCAGCGGTGGAGATCCTGACCAGGAGTGGGAAGATGCAATGGAAAGAATCAAACAGCGTCTTGAGCGTGAGTAGATAGGATTCATGAAGGGTGAGGTCCGCTTTAGCCGGTTCCTTGCCCTTTTTATTAAAAGGAGATGACCTTGTAAAATGGTATCGAAATCTGAGAAATACACTGAGAAAAAAGCAAGGCGATCTTTAAGTGAAGAAAAACGTCATAGTATTGCAGGCTACCTGTTTGTCTCTCCGTTTTTCATTCTCTTTGCGATTTTCGGCTTATTCCCGATGCTGTTCAGCTTCTATCTGGCTTTCTTTAAGTGGAACGGCCTTGGAGAAATGACGTATAACGGTATTAACAACTTCACAATTATTTTTAACGATCCGATTTTTTGGAAGTCAATTTATAACACAGTTATCATTGGACTTTTGGGAACGGTGCCGCAGTTGATCGTAGCATTTTTACTGGCATATGCACTGAATTCACAGGTTCTCCGCTTCAAAAATACATTCAGAGTAGCGATCTTCATGCCATACGTTACATCAATTGTAGCTGTGGCGATTCTATTCAGTATTATCTTTAACAATCAATCTTTCGGATTAGTTAACAGCTTCCTGGGCATTTTTGGTGTAGAGCCAATTGTCTTTACGCAGTCTGAGTGGGGTGCGAAAATTGCGATTGCAGCGATGATCTTCTGGCGCTGGGTTGGTTATAATACGATCATTTACCTTGCAGGGATGCAGAGTATTTCAAATGATTTATATGAAGCTGCAAAAATTGATGGGGCAACACTTACACAGCAGCTGCGTTATATTACGCTGCCAATGCTGAAGCCTTTCGTATTGTTTACTGTATTTATGGGAACAATCGGATCACTTCAGATCTTTACAGAGCCATTAATCTTCTTTGGTGGAAACCTGCGTGAAGAAGGAATTACAGTAGTAGCGTATCTGTATCGTGACGCTTTTGAAAATAACTTCTTTGGCACAGCATCAGCAGTAGCAATTGTACTGTTTGCGATTATCATGGTGTTCTCAGTTATCAACCTGTTAGTTACAAACCGGCTTGGCCGCGGGAAAGCGAGGAAGGCTTAAATGAAACAAGTAGCAATTAATCAACCTAAAAAGCAGCCGGGAAGGTTTATCCTTTATGGCTTACTGATTTTCGCCGGACTCGTGTCACTTTTCCCGTTCTACTGGATGTTTGTCATGGCGACTCAGCCAAACCACGTGATTAACCAGACACCGCCTGCGTTATTACCTGGTGCAGAGCTTGTCACGAACTTTACGAATGTGCTTGGGACAATTGATTTCTTCGGTGCGATGATGAATTCACTGATTGTCTCAGTGGCAGTTACAGCCGGAAGTCTTTTCTTATGCTCATTAGCCGGCTTTGCTTTTGCGAAGCTTAAGTTTAAAGGACGTGACGTACTGTTTGTGCTGATTCTGATCACAATGATGATTCCGCCTCAGCTTGGATTAATTCCAACCTACTACATCATCAGTCAGCTTGGCTGGTTGAGTGACCTTAAGGCAATCATCGTACCGGGTCTGATCAATGCGTTCGGAATCTTCTGGATGCGCCAGTATATCAAAGAAGCTGTACCTGATGAGCTGATTGAAGCAGCACGTATTGATGGATGCTCGATTTTCAGAGTTTACTGGAACATTGTAACACCGGCAATCCTGCCAGCATTCGCAACACTTGGAATCATCGTATTCATGAATGTATGGAACGATTTCCTATGGCCGTTAGTGGTACTTCAGGACCAGTCGAGCCACACATTGCAGGTAGCGCTTCGTGCGTTAAGTGATTCTTATAACCGTGATTATGGTATGATATTATCAGGTACATTCTGGGCAACAGTACCATTAATCATTGTCTTCCTGCTATTCAACAAAGCCTTTATCAGCAGTCTTACACAAGGGGCTGTAAAGAGTTGAGTGTGCTGAGGACCGGGGAGTCTAGGAAAATGAAGGTAACCATTAAAGATATCGCCAAATTAGCCGGCGTTTCTCAGGCTACTGTTTCTAAAATTATTAATAACTATCATGATGTCGGGCAGGAAACGCGAAAGCGCGTCATAGAAATTATGGAGCGCGAAGGATATCGTCCTTCCCAGTCACGTATGATCAACGATAAAAAAACCAACGTAGTTGGTGTAGTATTTGCCGGACGGGTTAACGCAGATTTAACCCATCCGGTTTTTGTTGAAGTGCTGAACGAATTTAAAAAAACAATTGGCCAGTTAGGCTATGATCTTATTTTATTTTCTAACGAACAATTTTTCGAGGTGCGTGAAAACTACCTCGCCAGATGCCAGCACTTTGACGTGGATGGCTGTCTGATTATTGCAGGTGATCAGGTTGAGTCCTCTGTATATGAGCTTGATCAGAGTCCAATTCCATGCGTGGGTGTGGATATCGAACTGACTGGACCATTTTCAAGCTATGTTATGAGTGACAGCAACAGCATCGCTGCCAAAGTTGTTGAACACTTTTACCTGAACGGCCACCGGAAGATTGCCTATATCGGCGGAACGAACGGCTCTCTGGTGGCAGATTCCAGGCTGAATGCCTTCAAACAGACGCTTAAATATTACGGTCTGCCAATGAAGGATGAATGGTTTTACGAAGGGGACTTCTTTGAGCAGAGCGGTTATAACGGAATGAATCACCTGCTCGATCAGGAGGATGTGCCAACAGCTGTGTTTGCCAGCGCAGACCTGATGGCAATCGGTGCGATGAAGGCGGCGAAGGAACGCGGACTTCATGTGCCTGATGACATCTCGATTATCGGCTGTGATGATATTCTGCCTGCGAGATACGTAGAGCCACCGCTTACTACAATCAGACAGGATAAAGCGAAAATGGGTAAAATGGCTGCCCACATTTTACTTGATCTGATTAAAAACCATATTGAGTCCAGTACAGTGGCTGTAGAACCTGACCTGATTGTCAGACATTCCACCGGCGCTGCACTGCAGACGAATAACTGACGAACTGCCAGCTGCAAATCAGCTGGCAGTTTTATTATGCGTGCTAACCACAATGGACAGCATTTGCAGCACCATTAGAGTTATGCAAATATAAAATAAAAAGCTTATTTCGTTGAAGGGAGTGAAGGCAGATGGGTGAAAAAGTATTTCTTATTCACGGCTTTAATAAAGGTGCAGCAGATATGTATCCACTCGAGCATTTCCTCAGTCAGATGGTATATGACTGTATTACCCTCTCATTTCAATTACGATTTCACCACTTTGACGAAGCAGCATCAGTCCTTCAGTCGCTGTTAAAAGAAAAAATAAGGGATGGGGAAAAGGTATATTTGATCGGTCACAGTACTGGAGGCATTGTGATTCGTAAGGTGCTTTCAGATCCTGAGTGTGCCGGGAAGGTTTCGCGTGCCGTACTGATTGCCACACCGAATCAGGGAAGCGGACTGGCGGGTGCGGCCCACCTGATCCGTCCTTTCACGCTGATTTATAAAACTCTATTTTCAATTACACCTGCCTATATGAAAAAATATACATTTGCTGTTTCAAATGTTGAGATTGGAGCGATTGCCGGAGATCACGCCGGGCTTTTACTTGGAAAGATGCTCAGGCAGCGCAATGACGGCCGGGTTGAAACAGCTTCTGTCTGGATGCCGGAGATGAAAGACTTTCTGATCCTGCCATACCATCACAAACAGATCCATCATCAGCCCGAAACTGCGAAGCTCATCCACCGCTTTTTCCAGACCGGCAGCTTTCATTAACATATTGTATTGCCTGATACTTCAGGATTTCTGATATAGTTAAGAAAAAGAGTAACGGGGCTGATGACATGGAAGAACATAAGATCATTGAACGTCTTCAGGCACATGAGCCGATCATTCTCGGAGAAGAAGCAGTCCGTCATTATTCCATTATGATTCCTTTTATCAAGAAGGAAGATGGTCTTCATCTGCTGTTCGAAGTACGTTCACTTACAATGCGCAGACAGCCTGGAGAGGTGTGCTTCCCCGGTGGAAGAGTTGACAGTGACGATGACAGCGCGAAAGGTGCTGCAATCCGGGAAGCGCAGGAAGAGCTGGGCTTGTGTGATACATCAATCGGACGGGTCTATTCATTCGGGAAACTCGTCTCACCATTTGGCATGACGATCAGCACATACGTTGGGTTTTTGGATAACGAATCTGAAATTGAACCTAATCCGGCCGAGGTCGAAGAGGTGTTCACTGTTCCACTGAGCTATTTTTTAAACGAAAAGCCCGATGAACATATTATACGGGTTGAAGTAAAGCCGGATGAGGGCTTTCCTTATGACCTGATTGCAAATGGCCGTGAATATAAGTGGCAGACAAGACAGTATTCTGAGTACTTCTACCATTATGAAGGCAGGGTCATCTGGGGATTGACTGCGCGCGTTCTGAAGGAGTTTGTAGATAAGGTTCTAAAGGGAGAATAAAGAGTTCCATCCGGCAGTTCAATGTCTGCCTGATGGAGCTTTTTTTATTTGGGTAATTTGGCCTGAAGTGTCGAACGTCTGGCGATGAGTGTTGAACATGCAGCTTTAAGTGTCGAAGTGGAGGTGTTTTGCGTCGAACCCCCAAAAACACATGCCGAACAATCGGGATTCAAGCTCGAACCTGCCACATTCATTTCTATGAAAAATCAATTCTTTCTGAATTTTTTCACTTTAGCACTTTTAATCATTAAAACTTCTGTGTACAATTGTTCAAATAAAGAACCAATAAAGGAGTTATGACAGATGAAGACAAAAGCATTAGAAATTGTAAAAAGCCAACAGCTGAAAGCGAAGCCATCTGCGGGGGTTCCTTTTGGTACTACGTTCACAGATCATATGTTTATCATGGATTATGAAGAAGAAAACGGGTGGCACGATGCGCGTATTACCCCTTACTCACCGCTCACACTCGATCCTGCAGCAATGATTTTCCACTACGGACAAACAATCTTCGAAGGGTTAAAGGCATACCGTACGGAAGATGACCGGATTTTATTATTCCGTCCTGAAAAGAATTTCGAACGCCTGAACCTTTCCGGAGAGCGTCTGAGCATTCCGCCGGTAGACGAGGAACAGGTGCTTGAGTACTTAAAAACGTTGATAGAGCTTGAAAAAGACTGGGTGCCGACTGCGCCGGGACATTCTCTTTATATCCGTCCATTTATCATTGCGACTGAGCCGAACCTTGCTGTTAGTCCATCAAAAACATACAGAATGATGATTCTGCTTTCTCCGGTAGGACCTTATTTCCCTGGTGGTTTGAAGCCTGTCACCATTCATGTTGAACAGGAATTCACACGTGCGGTAAAAGGCGGTACAGGCATGGCCAAGACAGCAGGGAATTATTCTTCAGGCTATCAGGCGCAGGCCGGTGCCAAAAAAGCCGGAAATGCTGACGTACTCTGGCTTGATGGGATTGAAAAGCGCTATATTGAAGAAGTGGGCAGTATGAATATTTTCTTTAAAGTCAACGGGGAAATCGTAACGCCTGCGCTCAGTGGCAGTATCTTAAAGGGTGTCACACGTATGTCTATTATTGAAGTATTAAAAAGCTGGGATGTGCCTGTTACAGAACGCCGCATTGCGATCGACGAACTTTATGACCTGTATGAAAAAGGACTTGTTGAAGAAGCGTTTGGTACCGGTACAGCCGCAGTCATCTCACCAGTTGGCGAATTGAACTGGGGAGATAAAAAGATGGTTTTCAACAACCACGAAATTGGCGAGGTGTCACAGAAACTATATGACACCATTACAGGTATTCAGACAGGCAGACGACCTGACGATTTCAATTGGACAGTTGAGGTAAAATAACTTTATCAAAACGCTTTCCCTGATGTAAAATAACACTCAGGGAGGGCGTTTTTTTATGGTATATGTCGCATTAATTATGACAGCAATGATGCTTGTATTAATTATTACTGTTGTCATGAACAATAATAAGAAAATCCATCAGGATGTCGCAGGCAGACTGAGTAATGATAAGAAACTTGAACAGCAGGTGGTTAACCTGATCAGAAGCGGTCAGGACCAGGAAATCATTGTACGGTTTGTCAGAGATGAGACGGGTCTGAATCAGCCGGAAGCACAAAGCTATATCCGCAAACTGCAAACTGAGCGTGGGCTGTAACTGGTTTAAGCATCCGGATAGTGGGAAAAGACTTACCAATGCGTAAAAAGGAGTGGTAAGATGACCCAGTCACTTGAACCCGGCAGAAATTATACCGGAGAAGAGCTGCAGGAAATGATCCAAAACGAAGATATTCTGCTGCTTTCCTCCAATGAAGATCAGCTGTTTACAGATGCGTCGCGTGAATACAGAGTGGTTTCATGGTATGAGGGATTCCATAGCCAGGGTCCATCCTACCAGACGAAACGGGCTTATATTGTAGAGAAGGTTTAATACTGATGGAGCTGGAGCCAATGTGCCAGCTCTTTTTTAATGTCACTGACTTAAGTACTGTTGTGACAGTGAAGGAATTAAGTGATCTTTTGATGGAAATCACTGATGTTATGAAGGGATTAAATATGGTGTTGATGGAAATAGGCACCCTGAAATCTAACATGAAGGAATTATTATGAAGATTGAGAGAATAGATTTCAGAATGAGGGAATCTTTTCAAACATTGATGCTAATAATCAAGAAATGAAGGAAATCCAGGCGCCGTCCCGCTGCCCCTGTTCCCCGCCGCCGCCTCCTATCAATCCCCGCCCTATCGCCGTCCCGCTACCCCTTCTTCACCCACAAGCCGCCTCTGTCCATTTTCCTAATTATCACATCAAATCTATATTTTTCTGAACATTGTGATAATATGGAAGGGAACAATTGGGAGAAAGGGGTATGTCCATGCTTGAGAAGACGGTCGGTAAAATTGTGAAGGAGATGGCGCATTCATATGGGGATGTGGAAGCGTATGTCTATCCTGAACATCACATTCGCAGGACTTACAGTGAATTTGATCATGAAACAGATGAGCTCGCAAAAGCTTTTATGGGACTTGGCATTGAAAAAGGGGAGCACGTTGCCATTTGGTCTGACAACAAACGTGAATGGCTGTTAAGTCAGTATGCCACCGGGAAAATGGGTGCTGTGCTTGTCACAGTGAATACCAATTATCAACAGGCTGAACTGACTTATCTGCTCGAGCAGTCAGATGCAACGACGCTAATTCTGGGAGAAGAGTTTAAAGGCACTTCTTACATAGATATTATAAACGCAGTGTGTCCAGGCCTCGCTTCTTCGAAAAAAGGACACCTTCAGCAAAGTAAGCTGCCGTATTTAAAAAGGGTGATCGTGATGAGTGATAACGAGTATCCCGGGATTTTTACGTGGTCAGAATTCCAGCAGTTT
Coding sequences:
- a CDS encoding branched-chain amino acid aminotransferase, with protein sequence MKTKALEIVKSQQLKAKPSAGVPFGTTFTDHMFIMDYEEENGWHDARITPYSPLTLDPAAMIFHYGQTIFEGLKAYRTEDDRILLFRPEKNFERLNLSGERLSIPPVDEEQVLEYLKTLIELEKDWVPTAPGHSLYIRPFIIATEPNLAVSPSKTYRMMILLSPVGPYFPGGLKPVTIHVEQEFTRAVKGGTGMAKTAGNYSSGYQAQAGAKKAGNADVLWLDGIEKRYIEEVGSMNIFFKVNGEIVTPALSGSILKGVTRMSIIEVLKSWDVPVTERRIAIDELYDLYEKGLVEEAFGTGTAAVISPVGELNWGDKKMVFNNHEIGEVSQKLYDTITGIQTGRRPDDFNWTVEVK
- a CDS encoding carbohydrate ABC transporter permease — protein: MVSKSEKYTEKKARRSLSEEKRHSIAGYLFVSPFFILFAIFGLFPMLFSFYLAFFKWNGLGEMTYNGINNFTIIFNDPIFWKSIYNTVIIGLLGTVPQLIVAFLLAYALNSQVLRFKNTFRVAIFMPYVTSIVAVAILFSIIFNNQSFGLVNSFLGIFGVEPIVFTQSEWGAKIAIAAMIFWRWVGYNTIIYLAGMQSISNDLYEAAKIDGATLTQQLRYITLPMLKPFVLFTVFMGTIGSLQIFTEPLIFFGGNLREEGITVVAYLYRDAFENNFFGTASAVAIVLFAIIMVFSVINLLVTNRLGRGKARKA
- a CDS encoding type B 50S ribosomal protein L31; the encoded protein is MKQNTHPDYRKVVFMDTNSGFKFLTGSTKGSNETIEWEDGNTYPLLKVEVSSDTHPFYTGRQKFADKDGRAERFKKKYNL
- a CDS encoding NUDIX hydrolase, which encodes MEEHKIIERLQAHEPIILGEEAVRHYSIMIPFIKKEDGLHLLFEVRSLTMRRQPGEVCFPGGRVDSDDDSAKGAAIREAQEELGLCDTSIGRVYSFGKLVSPFGMTISTYVGFLDNESEIEPNPAEVEEVFTVPLSYFLNEKPDEHIIRVEVKPDEGFPYDLIANGREYKWQTRQYSEYFYHYEGRVIWGLTARVLKEFVDKVLKGE
- a CDS encoding esterase/lipase family protein; its protein translation is MGEKVFLIHGFNKGAADMYPLEHFLSQMVYDCITLSFQLRFHHFDEAASVLQSLLKEKIRDGEKVYLIGHSTGGIVIRKVLSDPECAGKVSRAVLIATPNQGSGLAGAAHLIRPFTLIYKTLFSITPAYMKKYTFAVSNVEIGAIAGDHAGLLLGKMLRQRNDGRVETASVWMPEMKDFLILPYHHKQIHHQPETAKLIHRFFQTGSFH
- a CDS encoding carbohydrate ABC transporter permease gives rise to the protein MKQVAINQPKKQPGRFILYGLLIFAGLVSLFPFYWMFVMATQPNHVINQTPPALLPGAELVTNFTNVLGTIDFFGAMMNSLIVSVAVTAGSLFLCSLAGFAFAKLKFKGRDVLFVLILITMMIPPQLGLIPTYYIISQLGWLSDLKAIIVPGLINAFGIFWMRQYIKEAVPDELIEAARIDGCSIFRVYWNIVTPAILPAFATLGIIVFMNVWNDFLWPLVVLQDQSSHTLQVALRALSDSYNRDYGMILSGTFWATVPLIIVFLLFNKAFISSLTQGAVKS
- a CDS encoding LacI family DNA-binding transcriptional regulator, with translation MKVTIKDIAKLAGVSQATVSKIINNYHDVGQETRKRVIEIMEREGYRPSQSRMINDKKTNVVGVVFAGRVNADLTHPVFVEVLNEFKKTIGQLGYDLILFSNEQFFEVRENYLARCQHFDVDGCLIIAGDQVESSVYELDQSPIPCVGVDIELTGPFSSYVMSDSNSIAAKVVEHFYLNGHRKIAYIGGTNGSLVADSRLNAFKQTLKYYGLPMKDEWFYEGDFFEQSGYNGMNHLLDQEDVPTAVFASADLMAIGAMKAAKERGLHVPDDISIIGCDDILPARYVEPPLTTIRQDKAKMGKMAAHILLDLIKNHIESSTVAVEPDLIVRHSTGAALQTNN
- a CDS encoding ABC transporter substrate-binding protein; protein product: MKKVLKAGLVAGGVMAILAGCSSDEADSGTSGSGGGSETIDMWVFGTTGYEKLADAYMEENPDVKINVQTTEMGDHHNNLFTALSAGQGAPDIAMIEVGEIERYREAQDRFVNLYDLGAGDVQDNYLDWVWNVGGSADGEFQFGLPTDIGPTAMYYRTDVVSEAGYPTDPAELAAEVDTWDKYATFAKDIAEATGKPVVDNAELIFNAKRDQASEHYFNRDNELIVEENAEIREAYDYTVDLINADAVGNMPLWTPEWGQGMAEGSYATLLGPAWMQGVVKGNAPDASEWMITTMPEGAGNWGGSYLTISEESDKQEEAYAFIEWLVSPENQLESFKDMGLFPSTPETYAAEEFTNYSDEYFGGINTAAVFAEAAEQVNDVYKGRNYLLVQGEIMTALNNVLSSGGDPDQEWEDAMERIKQRLERE
- the selD gene encoding selenide, water dikinase SelD, producing MTNTIKLTSLSSKGGCGCKIGPADLSQVLKNLPQAEANPNLLVGLDTSDDAGVYKINEDTALVQTLDFFTPIVDDPYDFGQIAAANAISDVYAMGGTPLTALNIVAFPISTLDKSILTDILRGAGDKLKEAGVTLVGGHSIDDQEPKFGLAVTGTVHPDKVRANAGAKPGDKLILTKPIGVGISTTALKNGLLSEEETHNVTRVMATLNKTAAETMAGFDVHAATDVTGFGLLGHASEMAAGSEAGIRIYSSQVPVLPRVRELAEGGTIPGGTKNNYAHLDGKVRFPEEMDQIDRYILCDAVTSGGLLISVSEHEADDLLAKLRDQKVDAHIIGEVIDEHSGKISIQS
- a CDS encoding GH1 family beta-glucosidase; translation: MRKFPENFVWGTATSSFQIEGGRESRGESIWDQFCKNPGKVLNGDHGEVACDHINRYKEDVQLMKDLNVPWYRFSISWSRVFPNGDRVVNEEGLQFYDNLLTELEKQGIKPAVTLYHWDLPQALQDKGGWMNRDIVEEFAHYCDVIFDRFGDRVSNWITHNEPWVVSWLGYGSGEHAPGYRDIPAFLKAAHHVLLSHGVVVKRFRERQLPGEIGITLNLNSSYPFDENASSAEATVRWDGFLNRWFLDPVFKGHYPADMLEHYSVYTDFSFVKDGDLETMSAAVDFLGINYYSISYLTHQPGAWLEAGHESGGHRRTSMGWEVYAKGLSDLLIRLKNDYDNPVIYVTENGAAYDDVVTNGEVQDPDRVQYLQEHLDACLDAIDAGVDLKGYFAWSFLDNFEWAFGYCKRFGLVYVDFETQQRIPKESAKWFQQVIVNNGLKIQQQYT